One Rosa chinensis cultivar Old Blush chromosome 5, RchiOBHm-V2, whole genome shotgun sequence genomic region harbors:
- the LOC112201754 gene encoding protein ACCELERATED CELL DEATH 6, protein MHQNQIQDSHLTDHSKLYHQLYRYASEGRQTDFITAIQKVANCDQNASIQLLSRLSPLNNSFLHTAVTFGHVSLAIKIMKLHPPLLLVKNFEGDTALHVAAKTGGGDDNLIRCIMEHENLDSGEGQATDIEKVDISVFRMKNDEENTPLHEALINGNHLEAKYLIKADPSVSFCANEERKSPLYLAAEAGLVEIVKLIYDTTAVQNNTGDQGNGVPPMNLVMEGKSPLHAAILSQKEDVLGILSRMRFTVEHLEDEKGRTPLHCAASTGYLEGLRFLLKRCLSDSHRADSGGTFPIHSASSKGHVPIVKLLLEHYPDLKELRNSSGENILHVAAKCGRDNLVKYFLEKGEFKMLINQKNKAGNTPLHLATIYQHPAVVNILTWDKRTNLKLLNVRGMTALDIAENTLETTPSFHRRLAWIALKSAGAQQAQSSNIWKTGQNTQQDLLVSATKPLGGNGGDVRTKIEDATDRVINSCNNIQLVLPNKQSNKDTVNTLLVVTTLIATVSFAAGFTMPGGYNNSGPHEGTATLLNKEMFQVFVICNTLAMYNSVLVAITLIWAQLGDLSLVPLRIALPLLGLALTMLSLAFMAGVFVVVSSLQWLASVVMIMGVVFLFTVIALFTPLFFPSKLFPTSSTFRVRRYIIYYPFRLAVLVSGSHKDFEEED, encoded by the exons AtgcatcaaaatcaaatccagGACAGTCATCTAACCGATCACTCAAAATTGTACCATCAGTTGTACAGGTATGCTAGTGAGGGAAGGCAAACTGACTTTATCACAGCTATTCAGAAGGTTGCAAATTGTGATCAAAATGCTTCGATTCAGCTCCTGTCCCGACTGAGCCCGCTGAATAACTCATTTCTTCACACAGCAGTGACTTTCGGGCATGTAAGTCTAGCCATCAAGATCATGAAGCTTCACCCGCCACTTTTGTTGGTTAAAAACTTTGAAGGTGACACTGCACTCCACGTTGCGGCCAAAACCGGAGGGGGTGATGATAACCTGATAAGGTGCATTATGGAGCATGAGAATCTGGATTCTGGTGAAGGTCAAGCGACGGACATTGAAAAGGTTGATATATCAGTGTTCAGAATGAAAAATGATGAGGAAAATACTCCCTTGCATGAGGCCCTGATAAATGGTAATCACTTGGAGGCAAAGTATTTGATCAAGGCTGATCCTTCAGTTTCATTTTGTGCCAACGAGGAGAGAAAGTCCCCTTTGTATCTAGCTGCAGAAGCTGGGCTCGTTGAAATTGTGAAGCTAATATATGACACTACTGCAGTTCAGAATAACACAGGTGATCAAGGTAATGGCGTGCCGCCTATGAACTTGGTGATGGAGGGCAAGTCCCCGTTGCATGCTGCGATTCTCAGCCAGAAGGAAG ATGTCCTAGGCATACTATCAAGAATGCGATTCACCGTAGAGCATTTAGAAGACGAGAAAGGGAGGACTCCACTTCATTGTGCAGCATCAACAGGTTATCTCGAAGGGCTTCGCTTCCTATTAAAAAGATGTTTATCCGATTCTCATCGAGCAGATAGTGGTGGCACCTTTCCAATCCATTCTGCATCAAGCAAAGGTCATGTTCCTATAGTTAAGCTGCTTCTTGAACATTATCCCGATTTAAAGGAATTGAGGAACTCGAGTGGAGAAAACATTCTTCATGTTGCAGCAAAGTGTGGCAGGGACAATCTTGTGAAATATTTTCTCGAGAAAGGTGAATTTAAGATGTTGataaaccaaaaaaacaaagctGGAAATACTCCTTTACATTTGGCTACAATTTACCAACATCCAGCAGTTGTGAACATCCTGACTTGGGATAAAAGGACCAATTTGAAGCTCTTGAATGTAAGAGGCATGACAGCTCTTGATATTGCAGAAAATACTCTGGAAACTACTCCATCGTTCCACCGG aggctagcATGGATAGCACTGAAATCAGCGGGTGCACAGCAAGCTCAAAGTTCGAATATATGGAAAACAGGACAGAATACACAGCAGGATTTGTTAGTTTCGGCAACTAAACCACTAGGAGGCAACGGTGGAGATGTCAGAACTAAAATTGAAGATGCTACGGACAGAGTTATAAATTCTTGTAACAATATTCAGCTAGTGTTACCAAACAAGCAAAGCAATAAGGACACAGTCAATACTCTTTTGGTGGTGACTACACTCATTGCCACAGTGTCGTTTGCAGCTGGTTTCACAATGCCAGGCGGCTACAATAACTCCGGCCCTCATGAGGGCACGGCAACTTTGCTAAATAAAGAAATGTTCCAAGTCTTCGTGATCTGCAACACACTTGCTATGTATAATTCTGTCCTTGTTGCAATCACTCTCATTTGGGCACAACTAGGGGATTTAAGCTTGGTGCCTCTTCGTATAGCATTGCCACTGTTGGGGCTCGCGCTTACAATGCTGTCCTTAGCATTCATGGCTGGAGTTTTTGTAGTAGTTAGTAGTCTTCAGTGGCTAGCTAGCGTTGTGATGATCATGGGTGTAGTTTTCCTTTTCACCGTGATAGCACTATTCACTCCACTCTTCTTCCCTTCCAAACTGTTCCCAACTTCCTCCACTTTCCGTGTACGTCGTTACATCATCTATTATCCTTTCCGTTTGGCAGTACTGGTTTCTGGAAGTCACAAAgactttgaagaagaagactaa
- the LOC112165301 gene encoding RNA-binding protein 48: MPRYKDEPPAVRVYTVCDESRYLIVRNVPSLGCGDELLTLFSSYGDVEECKPMDAEDCEQFTDVYWIKFRLVSNARFAKRKLDEYVFLGNRLGVSYAPQFESLADTKDKLEGRRREVLARLNPCGSKGSRVNKSGALTEVSFDATPSQTYSDSQRVNCSPRDYGQSQLTSQVNNPPITRVSSEKEYFASASMNQTVQMVREKLDKIQSSTEHLLEGHKSKKARVDNRRRI; the protein is encoded by the exons ATGCCTCGATACAAAGATGAACCCCCTGCTGTTCGTGTTTACACAGTCTGTGACGAATCAAG GTATTTGATAGTGAGGAATGTTCCATCTTTGGGATGCGGTGATGAGCTGTTGACGCTGTTCTCATCCTATGGAGATGTAGAGGA GTGTAAACCAATGGATGCAGAAGATTGTGAGCAATTCACTGATGTTTACTGGATAAAGTTTCGTCTTGTCAGCAACGCCAG GTTTGCAAAGAGGAAGTTAGACGAGTATGTTTTCCTTGGAAATCGACTGGGGGTTTCATATGCTCCTCAGTTTGAGAGCCTTGCCGACACAAAGGACAAACTGGAAGGCAGGAGAAGAGAAGTTCTAGCACGGTTGAACC CTTGTGGTTCTAAAGGGTCCAGAGTTAACAAGTCAGGTGCTTTAACCGAGGTTTCGTTCGATGCAACCCCATCCCAGACTTACAGCGATTCCCAACGTGTAAACTGTAGCCCAAG GGACTATGGACAATCACAACTTACTTCGCAAGTTAATAATCCTCCCATTACAAGAGTTTCCTCTGAGAAG GAATATTTTGCTTCCGCATCCATGAATCAAACTGTCCAGATGGTCAGGGAAAAGCTCGATAAG atTCAATCAAGTACCGAGCATCTACTAGAAGGGCATAAATCCAAGAAAGCAAGGGTGGACAATAGAAGGAGAATCTAA
- the LOC112165300 gene encoding adenylyltransferase and sulfurtransferase MOCS3 produces the protein MAAADGGEVSAILRDLESLKASKSEIELRISALEARLQEINLQQPNGAVSNGSCAPLPSSVDSGYGHDLSPQMIYRYSRQLLLPSFGVQAQSKLLKSSILVVGAGGLGSPALLYLAACGVGHLGIIDHDVVELNNMHRQIIHTERFIGQPKVRSAAAACRSINSTIQVVEYQEPLRTSNALEIMSKYDIIVDATDNAPSRYMISDCCVVLGKPLVSGAALGFEGQLTVYNYNGGPCYRCLFPTPPPTTACQRCSDSGVLGVVPGIIGCLQALEAIKIAGEVGEPLSGRMLLLDSLSGRIRIVKIRGRSLQCVACGENTTFSKLQFREFDYENFTQSPLTPSPLKLNLLQADSRINTKEYKEKIDDGKAHVLIDVRPEHHFKIVSLPNSLNIPLPSLEARLPEISLALKENEENRGVNSELYVVCRRGNDSQRAVQSLHKLGFTSARDIIGGLEAWARDVDPNFPTY, from the exons ATGGCCGCCGCCGACGGTGGAGAAGTCAGTGCAATTCTCCGCGACCTCGAAAGCTTGAAGGCTAGTAAGAGCGAAATCGAGCTCCGAATCTCTGCCCTCGAAGCTCGCCTGCAAGAGATTAACCTTCAGCAGCCGAACGGTGCCGTTTCGAATGGCTCCTGTGCTCCTCTGCCGTCGTCCGTTGATTCCGGCTACGGTCACGATTTGTCGCCTCAGATGATTTACCGCTACAGCCGCCAGCTCTTGCTTCCCTCTTTCGGAGTCCAAG CTCAGTCGAAGCTCCTAAAGTCATCGATTTTGGTGGTTGGAGCTGGAGGGTTGGGCTCGCCGGCTCTGCTATATCTTGCAGCTTGTGGTGTTG GCCACTTGGGGATTATTGATCATGATGTGGTTGAGCTCAACAATATGCACAGGCAG ATTATCCACACTGAAAGATTTATTGGTCAGCCCAAAGTGAGATCTGCTGCGGCTGCTTGTCGATC GATTAACTCCACTATCCAGGTTGTGGAATACCAAGAACCATTACGCACATCCAATGCTTTGGAAATCATGAGCAA ATATGATATAATAGTGGATGCCACGGACAATGCTCCTAGCCGTTACATGATAAGTGATTGCTGCGTGGTGCTAGGGAAG CCTCTTGTATCTGGTGCCGCACTCGGATTTGAAGGGCAG CTCACGGTGTACAATTACAATGGTGGACCATGCTATCGATGCCTATTTCCAACTCCTCCACCTACAACAGCATGTCAAAGGTGTTCTGATAGTGGTGTACTAGGTGTAG TTCCAGGTATCATTGGTTGTCTCCAAGCCCTAGAAGCTATTAAGATTGCAGGTGAAGTTGGTGAACCACTCTCAGGACGAATGCTTTTACTTGATTCATTGTCGGGACGGATTCGAATT GTTAAGATCCGAGGAAGGTCCTTGCAATGCGTAGCTTGTGGTGAAAATACAACATTCTCTAAGCTGCAATTTCGGGAATTTGACTATGAAAACTTCACTCAGTCTCCACTAACTCCG TCACCTTTGAAGTTAAACCTACTTCAGGCAGACTCCAGAATAAATACTAAAGAGTACAAGGAGAAAATTGATGACGGGAAAGCACATGTTTTGATTGATGTTCGTCCAGAACACCACTTCAAGATCGTTTCTCTGCCCAATTCGTTAAACATTCCACTCCCAAGTTTGGAGGCTCGGTTACCTGAAATCTCTCTAGCTTTAAAGGAAAACGAAGAGAATAGAGGTGTTAATTCTGAACTATATGTAGTATGTAGAAGGGGTAATGATTCTCAGAGGGCTGTTCAGAGTCTCCACAAGCTGGGCTTCACCTCAGccagagacatcattgggggactgGAGGCCTGGGCTCGTGATGTGGATCCAAACTTTCCTACTTATTAG